A single genomic interval of Vulpes vulpes isolate BD-2025 chromosome 3, VulVul3, whole genome shotgun sequence harbors:
- the DCTN5 gene encoding dynactin subunit 5 yields MELGELLYNKSEYIETASGNKVSRQSVLCGSQNIVLNGKTIVMNDCIIRGDLANVRVGRHCVVKSRSVIRPPFKKFSKGVAFFPLHIGDHVFIEEDCVVNAAQIGSYVHVGKNCVIGRRCVLKDCCKILDNTVLPPETVVPPFTVFSGCPGLFSGELPECTQELMIDVTKSYYQKFLPLTQV; encoded by the exons ATGGAGTTGGGCGAGCTGCTTTACAACAAGTCCGAGTACATCGAGACG GCATCTGGAAACAAAGTTAGTCGCCAGTCGGTGTTGTGCGGAAGTCAGAACATTGTTCTCAATGGCAAG ACCATCGTGATGAATGACTGTATTATCCGAGGGGATCTCGCAAATGTAAGGGTTGGACGCCATTGTGTTGTGAAAAGTCGGAGTGTCATAAGGCCACCATTCAAGAAATTCAGCAAAGG tGTCGCATTCTTTCCTTTACATATCGGGGACCATGTTTTTATTGAGGAAGATTGTGTGGTCAACGCAGCTCAGATTGGCTCTTATGTTCACGTTGGCAAGAACTGTGTGATT GGGCGCCGGTGTGTGTTAAAAGACTGCTGCAAAATTCTTGATAACACAGTATTACCCCCAGAAACTGTGGTGCCACCATTCACTGTCTTCTCAGGCTGCCCAG GACTGTTTTCAGGGGAGCTCCCAGAATGTACCCAGGAGCTGATGATTGACGTCACCAAGAGCTACTACCAGAAGTTTTTGCCCTTGACACAGGTCTAA
- the PALB2 gene encoding partner and localizer of BRCA2 isoform X1, translating to MEEPSGKPLSCEEKEKLKEKLAFLKREYSKTLARLQRAQRAEKFKNSVKKTAEEHDCLLQQDTSPQLNHSESKNKVSPCDTLQFSTHLDEETGEKTPITFDIEPESFNPEHGSVEELNIQRTGDIQEHFPYWVGGPGVEKRQSKLLGRRKKQKRTFTSQARDSLFDTDSFILSGKRLKEQEENNGENPRTPITKRTYLSNSMSDIPGSPSPVMETNVSGVLIPPTAKPQSDVDALIRGNNFPMVPTLASFTLSNSSSSHHLEHKPPKDDWELITHSLKNINPASPVNLETQVKKITVSKDNPGISASGQLPQSPDLEPDNSCSPNKLIYDNLSADENQNLKGQNHTEESLKFPHNTLDGRNESLQENEVLSQSKSLSPEVISPASTENQTYSCTVLEGLLFPAEYYVRTTRRMSNCQRKVALEAVIQSHLGVRKKEFKNKSKDATKNLNLCSEETDQSEIRTSDTCTKQSSSRRSQKHLSLTEVHSPTGPTEDNLPRKAVTQPSGGRRRRKRKSICPPVVDHHELLLPTPSASGVNRSKEEITLHKDQNEKVIIQGKKDHCQKEDSLSSRKNGYLALDSAVFKASFHENEMLSLKRLSSFLKTTDFQLPDEIFGPLKLEKLKSYSEKTVEPIVSKMYAQKHLKEGNCIVLEELTPTQIDTEMKDLEEEILVLPEKAQPKMPSLTSRSQKKGLSSSIILFTPLNTSAPENSNRPTDMCSPTFPILGTTPAFGSQALCEKVCTETVRPTCSTPQLPHLKDSDHVLASAAHILKDSDQKQLDNWTNLSKPDRTLVVSGREGQPSCDCDSGPQATPLPTESVHFKDSQLCGNPQPESWNQSTEQEQSASLTEVAELPACQSSNPGHLQLVSKLKNPSGSCSVDVSAMWWEIAGFKEPCIITACEYVVSLWKPLSTLQWEKLYSWHFTEVPVLQIVPVPDVCNLVCVALGNLEIREIRSLLCSSDGKREKQVLLSSGNIKAVLGLTERRLVSSSGTLCDQQVEIMTFAEDGGSKEKQFLMPPEETVLTFAEVQGMQEALLGTTIMNNIVIWNLKTGQLLKKMHIDDHYQASVCHKAYSEMGLLFVVLSHPCAKESELLGSPVFQLIVINPKTTLSVGVMLYCLPQGQAGRFLEGDVKDHFAAAVLTSGTIAIWDLLLGHCTALLPPISDQHWSFVKWSGTDSHLLAGQKDGNIFVYRY from the exons ATGGAGGAGCCTTCTGGGAAGCCCCTCAGCtgtgaggagaaggaaaag ttgaAGGAAAAATTAGCATTCTTGAAAAGGGAATACAGCAAGACACTGGCCCGCCTTCAG cgTGCTCAAAGAGCTGAGAAGTTTAAGAATTCTGTTAAGAAAACAGCGGAAGAACATGATTGCTTGCTTCAGCAGGATACTTCACCACAGCTAAACCACTCAG aatctaaaaataaagtatctcCTTGTGACACATTGCAATTTAGCACTCATctggatgaagaaactggagaaaAGACACCTATCACATTTGACATTGAGCCTGAGTCCTTCAACCCTGAACATGGCTCTGTGGAAGaattaaatatacaaagaacaggTGATATCCAAGAACATTTTCCCTACTGGGTCGGTGGCCCTGGTGTTGAGAAAAGGCAGAGTAAGCTGCtagggagaagaaaaaagcagaagagaacaTTTACTTCACAGGCAAGAGACTCTTTGTTTGACACAGATTCATTCATACTGTCTGGAAAAAGACTAaaggaacaggaagaaaacaatggagaaaatccTAGGACACCTATAACTAAAAGAACTTACCTTTCAAATTCTATGTCTGACATTCCTGGTTCTCCATCACCAGTGATGGAAACTAATGTAAGCGGTGTATTAATTCCACCAACTGCCAAACCACAAAGTGATGTTGATGCACTTATAAGAGGAAATAATTTCCCCATGGTGCCTACACTTGCTTCATTTACTCTATCAAATAGCAGTAGCAGTCATCACCTTGAACATAAGCCTCCTAAAGATGACTGGGAACTTATTACTCacagtttaaaaaacattaatcCTGCTTCACCTGTAAACCTAGAGacacaagtgaaaaaaattacGGTCTCTAAAGATAACCCAGGTATAAGTGCAAGTGGCCAGCTGCCTCAAAGTCCTGACTTAGAGCCAGATAATTCATGCTCTCCAAATAAACTCATTTATGATAACTTATCAGCAGATGAAAACCAAAACTTAAAAGGACAGAATCACACAGAAGAGTCTTTAAAATTTCCCCATAACACTCTTGATGGTAGAAATGAAAGTCTTCAGGAAAATGAGGTTTTAAGTCAATCTAAGAGTCTTAGCCCAGAAGTAATCTCTCCTGCTTCTACAGAAAATCAAACATATTCTTGCACAGTGCTTGAAGGCCTTCTATTTCCCGCAGAATACTATGTTAGAACAACACGGCGCATGTCAAATTGTCAGAGGAAGGTAGCCCTGGAGGCTGTAATTCAAAGTCATTTGGGTGTCAGAaagaaagagtttaaaaataaaagtaaagacgCAACTAAAAATTTAAACCTTTGCAGTGAAGAGACTGACCAGAGTGAAATTAGGACTTCTGACACATGCACAAAACAATCAAGTTCAAGAAGATCTCAAAAACATCTGTCTTTAACTGAAGTCCACTCTCCCACTGGGCCAACTGAAGATAACCTTCCCAGGAAAGCAGTTACCCAGCCATCTGGTGGAAGacgcagaagaaaaagaaagtcaatcTGCCCACCTGTAGTAGATCATCATGAACTACTTTTGCCAACTCCTAGCGCATCAGGTGTTAATAGATCCAAGGAAGAAATCACCTTacacaaagatcagaatgaaaaaGTAATTATTCAGG GGAAGAAAGATCACTGTCAAAAAGAAGACtccctttcttccagaaagaatGGTTATCTAGCTTTGGATTCTGCTGTGTTCAAGGCTTCATTTCATGAGAATGAGATGCTAAGTTTAAAGCGACTGTCATCTTTTCTCAAAACCACAGACTTTCAGTTACCTGATGAAATCTTTGGACCTCTTAAGCTTGAAAAACTGAAGTCCTATTCAGAAAAAACAGTTGAGCCTATTGTATCGAAAATGTATGCACAGAAGCATCTTAAGGAGGGAAACTGTATTGTTTTGGAAGAATTGACTCCTACACAAATTGATACTGAAATGAAGGACTTGGAAGAGGAAATTCTGGTTCTCCCAGAAAAAGCACAACCTAAAATGCCAAGCCTAACAAGCCGGTCTCAGAAGAAGGGTCTTTCTTCATCCATAATACTTTTTACTCCTTTAAATACCAGTGCCCCCGAGAACAGTAACAGGCCAACAGACATGTGTTCGCCCACTTTCCCCATCTTGGGCACAACTCCAGCTTTTGGCTCCCAAGCACTCTGTGAAAAAGTGTGCACAGAGACTGTCAGACCAACTTGCTCTACACCCCAACTTCCTCACTTAAAAGACAGTGATcatgtgctcgcttcggcagcacatatactaaaagaCAGTGATCAGAAACAACTCGACAATTGGACCAACCTGTCAAAACCAGATCGCACTCTGGTTGTGTCAGGTCGAGAAGGACAGCCTTCCTGTGACTGTGATTCTGGTCCCCAGGCAACACCTCTTCCCACTGAGTCAGTCCATTTCAAAGACAGTCAGCTGTGTGGAAATCCACAGCCGGAGTCATGGAATCAGTCCACTGAACAGGAACAATCTGCTTCCCTG ACTGAAGTAGCAGAGCTTCCTGCTTGTCAAAGCTCAAACCCAGGCCACCTCCAATTGGTTTCAAAGTTAAAG AATCCTTCTGGTTCCTGTTCAGTGGATGTGAGTGCCATGTGGTGGGAAATAGCGGGTTTCAAAGAGCCATGTATCATAACTGCCTGTGAATATGTAGTTTCTCTTTGGAAACCTCTCAGTACTTTGCAATGGGAAAAACTTTATTCCTGGCACTTTACAGAG gTTCCAGTATTACAGATAGTTCCAGTGCCCGATGTTTGTAATCTCGTGTGTGTGGCTTTGGGAAATTTGGAGATCAGAGAAATCAG GTCATTACTTTGCTCCTCTGATGGTAAACGTGAAAAGCAAGTACTACTGAGTTCTGGAAATATAAAAGCTGTGCTTGGCCTGACAGAGAGGAGGCTAGTCAGTAGCAGTGGGACCCTTTGTGACCAACAAGTAGAAATCATGACTTTTGCAGAAGATGGAGG aagcaaagaaaaacaatttttgatGCCCCCTGAAGAGACTGTATTAACTTTTGCCGAGGTCCAAGGGATGCAGGAAGCTCTGCTTGGTACTACTATAATGAACAACATTGTTATTTG GAATTTAAAGACTGGTCAGCTCCTGAAAAAGATGCACATTGATGATCACTACCAAGCTTCAGTTTGTCACAAAGCCTATTCTGAAATG
- the PALB2 gene encoding partner and localizer of BRCA2 isoform X2 produces the protein MHTRELKEKLAFLKREYSKTLARLQRAQRAEKFKNSVKKTAEEHDCLLQQDTSPQLNHSESKNKVSPCDTLQFSTHLDEETGEKTPITFDIEPESFNPEHGSVEELNIQRTGDIQEHFPYWVGGPGVEKRQSKLLGRRKKQKRTFTSQARDSLFDTDSFILSGKRLKEQEENNGENPRTPITKRTYLSNSMSDIPGSPSPVMETNVSGVLIPPTAKPQSDVDALIRGNNFPMVPTLASFTLSNSSSSHHLEHKPPKDDWELITHSLKNINPASPVNLETQVKKITVSKDNPGISASGQLPQSPDLEPDNSCSPNKLIYDNLSADENQNLKGQNHTEESLKFPHNTLDGRNESLQENEVLSQSKSLSPEVISPASTENQTYSCTVLEGLLFPAEYYVRTTRRMSNCQRKVALEAVIQSHLGVRKKEFKNKSKDATKNLNLCSEETDQSEIRTSDTCTKQSSSRRSQKHLSLTEVHSPTGPTEDNLPRKAVTQPSGGRRRRKRKSICPPVVDHHELLLPTPSASGVNRSKEEITLHKDQNEKVIIQGKKDHCQKEDSLSSRKNGYLALDSAVFKASFHENEMLSLKRLSSFLKTTDFQLPDEIFGPLKLEKLKSYSEKTVEPIVSKMYAQKHLKEGNCIVLEELTPTQIDTEMKDLEEEILVLPEKAQPKMPSLTSRSQKKGLSSSIILFTPLNTSAPENSNRPTDMCSPTFPILGTTPAFGSQALCEKVCTETVRPTCSTPQLPHLKDSDHVLASAAHILKDSDQKQLDNWTNLSKPDRTLVVSGREGQPSCDCDSGPQATPLPTESVHFKDSQLCGNPQPESWNQSTEQEQSASLTEVAELPACQSSNPGHLQLVSKLKNPSGSCSVDVSAMWWEIAGFKEPCIITACEYVVSLWKPLSTLQWEKLYSWHFTEVPVLQIVPVPDVCNLVCVALGNLEIREIRSLLCSSDGKREKQVLLSSGNIKAVLGLTERRLVSSSGTLCDQQVEIMTFAEDGGSKEKQFLMPPEETVLTFAEVQGMQEALLGTTIMNNIVIWNLKTGQLLKKMHIDDHYQASVCHKAYSEMGLLFVVLSHPCAKESELLGSPVFQLIVINPKTTLSVGVMLYCLPQGQAGRFLEGDVKDHFAAAVLTSGTIAIWDLLLGHCTALLPPISDQHWSFVKWSGTDSHLLAGQKDGNIFVYRY, from the exons ATGCATACACGCGAG ttgaAGGAAAAATTAGCATTCTTGAAAAGGGAATACAGCAAGACACTGGCCCGCCTTCAG cgTGCTCAAAGAGCTGAGAAGTTTAAGAATTCTGTTAAGAAAACAGCGGAAGAACATGATTGCTTGCTTCAGCAGGATACTTCACCACAGCTAAACCACTCAG aatctaaaaataaagtatctcCTTGTGACACATTGCAATTTAGCACTCATctggatgaagaaactggagaaaAGACACCTATCACATTTGACATTGAGCCTGAGTCCTTCAACCCTGAACATGGCTCTGTGGAAGaattaaatatacaaagaacaggTGATATCCAAGAACATTTTCCCTACTGGGTCGGTGGCCCTGGTGTTGAGAAAAGGCAGAGTAAGCTGCtagggagaagaaaaaagcagaagagaacaTTTACTTCACAGGCAAGAGACTCTTTGTTTGACACAGATTCATTCATACTGTCTGGAAAAAGACTAaaggaacaggaagaaaacaatggagaaaatccTAGGACACCTATAACTAAAAGAACTTACCTTTCAAATTCTATGTCTGACATTCCTGGTTCTCCATCACCAGTGATGGAAACTAATGTAAGCGGTGTATTAATTCCACCAACTGCCAAACCACAAAGTGATGTTGATGCACTTATAAGAGGAAATAATTTCCCCATGGTGCCTACACTTGCTTCATTTACTCTATCAAATAGCAGTAGCAGTCATCACCTTGAACATAAGCCTCCTAAAGATGACTGGGAACTTATTACTCacagtttaaaaaacattaatcCTGCTTCACCTGTAAACCTAGAGacacaagtgaaaaaaattacGGTCTCTAAAGATAACCCAGGTATAAGTGCAAGTGGCCAGCTGCCTCAAAGTCCTGACTTAGAGCCAGATAATTCATGCTCTCCAAATAAACTCATTTATGATAACTTATCAGCAGATGAAAACCAAAACTTAAAAGGACAGAATCACACAGAAGAGTCTTTAAAATTTCCCCATAACACTCTTGATGGTAGAAATGAAAGTCTTCAGGAAAATGAGGTTTTAAGTCAATCTAAGAGTCTTAGCCCAGAAGTAATCTCTCCTGCTTCTACAGAAAATCAAACATATTCTTGCACAGTGCTTGAAGGCCTTCTATTTCCCGCAGAATACTATGTTAGAACAACACGGCGCATGTCAAATTGTCAGAGGAAGGTAGCCCTGGAGGCTGTAATTCAAAGTCATTTGGGTGTCAGAaagaaagagtttaaaaataaaagtaaagacgCAACTAAAAATTTAAACCTTTGCAGTGAAGAGACTGACCAGAGTGAAATTAGGACTTCTGACACATGCACAAAACAATCAAGTTCAAGAAGATCTCAAAAACATCTGTCTTTAACTGAAGTCCACTCTCCCACTGGGCCAACTGAAGATAACCTTCCCAGGAAAGCAGTTACCCAGCCATCTGGTGGAAGacgcagaagaaaaagaaagtcaatcTGCCCACCTGTAGTAGATCATCATGAACTACTTTTGCCAACTCCTAGCGCATCAGGTGTTAATAGATCCAAGGAAGAAATCACCTTacacaaagatcagaatgaaaaaGTAATTATTCAGG GGAAGAAAGATCACTGTCAAAAAGAAGACtccctttcttccagaaagaatGGTTATCTAGCTTTGGATTCTGCTGTGTTCAAGGCTTCATTTCATGAGAATGAGATGCTAAGTTTAAAGCGACTGTCATCTTTTCTCAAAACCACAGACTTTCAGTTACCTGATGAAATCTTTGGACCTCTTAAGCTTGAAAAACTGAAGTCCTATTCAGAAAAAACAGTTGAGCCTATTGTATCGAAAATGTATGCACAGAAGCATCTTAAGGAGGGAAACTGTATTGTTTTGGAAGAATTGACTCCTACACAAATTGATACTGAAATGAAGGACTTGGAAGAGGAAATTCTGGTTCTCCCAGAAAAAGCACAACCTAAAATGCCAAGCCTAACAAGCCGGTCTCAGAAGAAGGGTCTTTCTTCATCCATAATACTTTTTACTCCTTTAAATACCAGTGCCCCCGAGAACAGTAACAGGCCAACAGACATGTGTTCGCCCACTTTCCCCATCTTGGGCACAACTCCAGCTTTTGGCTCCCAAGCACTCTGTGAAAAAGTGTGCACAGAGACTGTCAGACCAACTTGCTCTACACCCCAACTTCCTCACTTAAAAGACAGTGATcatgtgctcgcttcggcagcacatatactaaaagaCAGTGATCAGAAACAACTCGACAATTGGACCAACCTGTCAAAACCAGATCGCACTCTGGTTGTGTCAGGTCGAGAAGGACAGCCTTCCTGTGACTGTGATTCTGGTCCCCAGGCAACACCTCTTCCCACTGAGTCAGTCCATTTCAAAGACAGTCAGCTGTGTGGAAATCCACAGCCGGAGTCATGGAATCAGTCCACTGAACAGGAACAATCTGCTTCCCTG ACTGAAGTAGCAGAGCTTCCTGCTTGTCAAAGCTCAAACCCAGGCCACCTCCAATTGGTTTCAAAGTTAAAG AATCCTTCTGGTTCCTGTTCAGTGGATGTGAGTGCCATGTGGTGGGAAATAGCGGGTTTCAAAGAGCCATGTATCATAACTGCCTGTGAATATGTAGTTTCTCTTTGGAAACCTCTCAGTACTTTGCAATGGGAAAAACTTTATTCCTGGCACTTTACAGAG gTTCCAGTATTACAGATAGTTCCAGTGCCCGATGTTTGTAATCTCGTGTGTGTGGCTTTGGGAAATTTGGAGATCAGAGAAATCAG GTCATTACTTTGCTCCTCTGATGGTAAACGTGAAAAGCAAGTACTACTGAGTTCTGGAAATATAAAAGCTGTGCTTGGCCTGACAGAGAGGAGGCTAGTCAGTAGCAGTGGGACCCTTTGTGACCAACAAGTAGAAATCATGACTTTTGCAGAAGATGGAGG aagcaaagaaaaacaatttttgatGCCCCCTGAAGAGACTGTATTAACTTTTGCCGAGGTCCAAGGGATGCAGGAAGCTCTGCTTGGTACTACTATAATGAACAACATTGTTATTTG GAATTTAAAGACTGGTCAGCTCCTGAAAAAGATGCACATTGATGATCACTACCAAGCTTCAGTTTGTCACAAAGCCTATTCTGAAATG